The following are encoded together in the Mycolicibacterium arabiense genome:
- a CDS encoding YveK family protein yields the protein MNAFEFIGELARRWRTFAWIASGVVMLGTALIVAMPTTYTSSTRLLVSIAGSTTFEAYQNDDVARERINSYIPLLTSEVVSQRVVDELRSSQTAEQLAERVSAARVPPNTSLIDVSVSARSAEDARALADAYAAEFISYTRALETPTGMGAQKVRVTQVSGASNPRSDVPVRLALGIPTALIAIVLGGAAVWIRSGSARGRHPELVQPLKGK from the coding sequence GTGAACGCCTTCGAGTTCATCGGCGAATTGGCCAGGCGGTGGCGGACGTTCGCGTGGATCGCATCCGGCGTCGTCATGCTAGGGACGGCACTCATCGTGGCGATGCCGACGACGTACACGTCGTCGACGCGACTCCTGGTGTCCATCGCCGGATCGACGACGTTCGAGGCCTATCAGAACGACGACGTGGCCAGGGAGCGGATCAACTCCTACATCCCGTTGCTGACGAGCGAGGTCGTGAGTCAGCGCGTCGTGGACGAACTCCGTTCATCGCAGACCGCTGAGCAACTCGCCGAGCGCGTCAGCGCAGCGAGGGTGCCGCCGAACACCTCGCTCATCGACGTGTCGGTCAGTGCACGGTCGGCCGAGGATGCCCGTGCGCTGGCCGACGCGTACGCGGCGGAATTCATCTCCTACACACGGGCATTGGAGACTCCCACCGGGATGGGCGCCCAGAAGGTGCGGGTCACCCAGGTCAGCGGTGCAAGCAATCCCCGCAGTGACGTCCCGGTACGGCTGGCGCTCGGAATCCCGACGGCTCTCATCGCCATCGTGCTGGGTGGGGCGGCTGTGTGGATCCGATCCGGGTCCGCGCGCGGTCGACATCCCGAACTCGTGCAGCCCCTGAAAGGAAAGTGA
- a CDS encoding YveK family protein, whose product MSIQYLSLVRAKWRWLCWGVLISLTVTTAALLATPPLYRSDATLFVRTPGDVSSVVDGGDSYAQGRARTFAALADNPALTSRVGTDLGLDLAAETLAGRVDAENPPGTALIEVAVSSPSPSEARRTATVLLSELTATVDGLETVPGSLVPRAELVVINPPSTEVRISAWGLPVAAVLAGAALTGVLVGAMCVVLTSTHASAVRPFAGSGSLADEPHRGVR is encoded by the coding sequence ATGAGCATCCAGTATCTGAGTCTTGTACGCGCCAAGTGGCGTTGGCTCTGCTGGGGCGTCCTCATCTCACTGACCGTCACCACCGCGGCACTCCTGGCGACACCACCGCTCTACCGGAGCGACGCAACCCTGTTCGTGCGAACGCCGGGCGACGTCAGCAGCGTCGTCGACGGTGGCGACTCGTATGCACAGGGCCGCGCCCGCACGTTCGCCGCGCTGGCCGACAACCCGGCCCTGACCTCCCGGGTCGGCACCGATCTGGGGCTCGACCTCGCGGCCGAGACGCTCGCCGGGCGAGTCGACGCCGAGAACCCTCCTGGTACGGCACTCATCGAGGTCGCCGTCAGTAGTCCATCGCCGTCCGAGGCACGACGCACCGCGACCGTTCTGCTCAGCGAATTGACCGCTACGGTCGATGGATTGGAGACCGTGCCGGGTTCACTCGTCCCCCGCGCCGAACTGGTCGTCATCAATCCACCGTCCACCGAGGTTCGCATCAGCGCCTGGGGCCTGCCCGTCGCCGCAGTCTTGGCGGGCGCCGCACTGACGGGTGTCTTGGTGGGCGCGATGTGCGTGGTACTCACCTCCACCCACGCCTCGGCCGTGCGGCCGTTCGCCGGTAGCGGATCCCTCGCCGACGAGCCACACCGGGGTGTGCGGTGA
- a CDS encoding SGNH/GDSL hydrolase family protein — MAADGDRGVNGVRFSDIASAATAAAVAIGLVLVFVPDGTPAAPPQPADAPGLRVPPVEQGPPTALFIGDSYTAGRGPRELSPSCLAASRLGWLCHLSAVPGTGYVSGGPSNRFTVDEYRGESTSFSERIPLLANQFDPDIVVLDGGRNDQFPPRASVLAAMIATIADARRAWPEAEIVFERPRYLSRPNDDLGFDESFTNRLLRDPAARGVAVIDPIQAFGGRDTSRLLSDDGIHPNRQGELDLATAITASLVDQRFAADA; from the coding sequence GTGGCTGCGGACGGAGACCGGGGCGTGAACGGCGTGCGCTTCTCCGACATCGCCTCCGCGGCCACGGCGGCCGCAGTGGCCATCGGCCTCGTGCTCGTATTCGTTCCCGACGGGACCCCGGCCGCGCCGCCGCAGCCGGCCGACGCGCCCGGCCTGCGAGTTCCGCCGGTCGAGCAGGGACCGCCGACGGCCCTCTTCATAGGCGACTCCTACACCGCAGGCCGTGGGCCACGTGAACTCTCGCCCAGTTGCCTGGCAGCCAGCCGCCTGGGTTGGCTGTGCCACCTGTCGGCAGTCCCCGGCACCGGCTACGTCAGCGGCGGTCCCTCCAACCGGTTCACGGTCGACGAATACCGCGGCGAATCGACGTCCTTCTCGGAGCGAATCCCCCTGCTGGCCAATCAGTTCGATCCCGACATCGTCGTCCTCGACGGCGGCCGGAACGACCAGTTCCCACCACGGGCGAGCGTGCTGGCCGCGATGATCGCGACCATTGCCGATGCCCGGCGGGCATGGCCCGAGGCCGAGATCGTCTTCGAGAGGCCCCGTTACCTGAGCCGACCGAACGACGATCTCGGCTTCGACGAGTCCTTCACGAACCGGTTGCTCCGGGATCCCGCAGCCCGCGGCGTAGCCGTCATCGACCCGATCCAGGCGTTCGGCGGTCGCGACACGTCCCGCCTGCTCTCCGACGACGGCATCCACCCCAACCGCCAGGGCGAACTCGACCTCGCCACGGCGATCACGGCGTCGCTGGTCGATCAGCGCTTCGCGGCGGACGCGTGA
- a CDS encoding SGNH/GDSL hydrolase family protein — MSNASTPRRSTATAVAALVLTGAIVSACMVLTTCSRNPDSRWPLSVAVIGDAFTAGESNEVVWPTLLAQRTGWSVSNFAMPDAGFAADGRGGHAFTHQVERAQAARPRIILITTGQADNDLPEMGAVTVGAIDAFDKIQLGGQRALVIGPIWYGDPAPGKVQMVSEAVREAARIADVPFLSGIQPPWLNRSLMQGNLHSPNDAGHSVIADRVAAWLRTETGA; from the coding sequence GTGAGTAACGCCTCGACACCTCGTCGCTCGACCGCGACCGCGGTTGCCGCCCTCGTCCTGACCGGAGCGATCGTCTCAGCGTGCATGGTGCTCACCACCTGTAGCCGCAACCCCGACTCCAGATGGCCGCTCAGCGTCGCCGTCATCGGGGATGCCTTCACTGCCGGTGAGTCGAACGAGGTCGTCTGGCCGACGCTGCTCGCCCAGCGCACGGGATGGTCGGTGTCCAACTTCGCGATGCCCGACGCCGGGTTCGCAGCCGACGGCCGGGGTGGGCACGCCTTCACCCACCAGGTGGAGCGCGCCCAAGCAGCACGACCGCGGATCATCCTCATCACGACGGGCCAGGCCGACAACGATCTACCCGAGATGGGTGCGGTGACGGTCGGCGCCATCGACGCGTTCGACAAGATCCAACTCGGCGGGCAGCGCGCTCTCGTCATCGGGCCCATCTGGTACGGAGACCCTGCACCCGGCAAGGTCCAGATGGTCTCCGAGGCCGTGCGGGAGGCGGCGCGAATCGCCGACGTGCCGTTCCTCAGCGGTATCCAGCCACCGTGGCTGAACAGGAGCCTGATGCAGGGAAACCTGCACAGTCCCAACGATGCCGGTCATTCCGTCATCGCCGACAGGGTGGCCGCGTGGCTGCGGACGGAGACCGGGGCGTGA
- a CDS encoding glycosyltransferase, with translation MRILQVVSLLNPDGAYGGPARVALNTSAEIIRRGHDVTVAAATRSYPVGSTTLDGVPVELFDARMLMPTNSFYGMGAPRLSRWFRANGRDYDVVHIHFARDLVVLPIAMSARRQRIPYVLQTHGMVIPSQHPLSAPLDATCTRRALHDAGAVCYLTAQEKGQLTTVAGSRLRLFELGNGVPEYGGPHRRSGPPEVLFAARLASRKKPLAFVAMARMLLTSGHRACFTLLGPDGGQGPAVTAATVAHPSINWDGAVEPSELPARMAAANVFVLPSVREPYPMAVLEAMSVGLPVVITDDCGLAPMVDRTGCGIVTDPSPPSLAAAVAKLLDDEALAADMGRRGREVARSEFSMSAIGDRLEQAYSRVAVGAR, from the coding sequence ATGCGAATCCTCCAGGTGGTGTCGTTGCTGAACCCGGATGGTGCCTACGGGGGGCCGGCTCGGGTTGCGCTGAACACGAGCGCCGAGATAATCCGGCGGGGCCACGACGTGACCGTCGCCGCGGCGACCCGCAGCTATCCCGTCGGCAGCACCACGTTGGACGGCGTGCCCGTCGAACTGTTCGATGCGCGAATGCTGATGCCGACGAACAGTTTCTACGGCATGGGCGCACCTCGTCTGTCGCGGTGGTTCCGGGCCAACGGCAGGGACTACGACGTCGTGCACATTCACTTCGCCCGCGATCTCGTCGTCTTGCCGATCGCCATGTCCGCACGGCGGCAACGCATCCCGTACGTGCTGCAGACCCACGGCATGGTGATTCCGTCCCAGCACCCACTGTCGGCACCGCTCGACGCGACGTGCACGCGTCGGGCACTCCACGACGCCGGAGCGGTCTGTTACCTGACGGCTCAGGAGAAGGGACAGCTGACGACGGTGGCCGGGTCACGGCTGAGGCTGTTCGAACTCGGCAACGGCGTTCCCGAATACGGAGGCCCGCACCGACGTTCAGGACCGCCGGAGGTGCTGTTCGCTGCTCGTCTGGCCAGCCGGAAGAAGCCGCTGGCGTTCGTGGCCATGGCACGCATGCTGCTGACGTCGGGGCACCGCGCCTGCTTCACGCTCCTGGGCCCGGACGGCGGGCAGGGGCCCGCCGTCACCGCGGCGACCGTCGCGCACCCGTCGATCAATTGGGATGGAGCCGTCGAACCCAGCGAGCTGCCTGCGCGGATGGCAGCCGCGAACGTGTTCGTTCTCCCCTCGGTCCGCGAGCCATATCCCATGGCGGTTCTAGAGGCCATGTCGGTGGGCCTACCCGTCGTGATCACCGATGACTGCGGATTGGCACCGATGGTCGACCGCACGGGATGCGGGATCGTCACGGACCCCTCTCCCCCATCGCTCGCCGCCGCGGTCGCCAAGCTGCTCGACGACGAAGCCCTCGCGGCCGACATGGGCAGGCGGGGCCGCGAGGTCGCGCGGTCCGAGTTCAGCATGTCCGCCATCGGTGACCGCCTGGAACAGGCGTACTCCCGCGTCGCGGTGGGCGCACGGTGA
- a CDS encoding LbetaH domain-containing protein, giving the protein MVVTTTRVGWSLAAGRGCSYDKGRGVLIQALWVATSELVVTKVWCPNRLRCAILRWFGAKIGRDVIIRHRVRVHWPWKLSIGDDSWVGTDSELYNLDTIDIGSDVCISQHAYLCTGSHDRFSPDFDFDNGPIVVADGVWICARSTVLRGVTIGANSVIGATCLISGDVPSNAIVRAPQPTVS; this is encoded by the coding sequence ATGGTGGTCACCACGACGCGAGTGGGTTGGTCGCTGGCTGCGGGCCGGGGCTGCTCATATGACAAGGGCCGCGGGGTGTTGATCCAGGCCCTCTGGGTCGCCACCTCCGAACTGGTGGTGACCAAGGTCTGGTGCCCCAACCGGCTCAGGTGCGCGATCCTGCGATGGTTCGGGGCAAAGATCGGCCGCGACGTGATCATCCGGCACCGGGTCCGCGTGCACTGGCCGTGGAAGCTCTCGATCGGCGACGATTCGTGGGTCGGCACCGACTCCGAGCTGTACAACCTCGATACGATCGACATCGGTTCGGACGTGTGCATCTCGCAGCACGCCTACCTGTGCACGGGCAGCCATGACCGTTTCTCGCCGGACTTCGACTTCGACAACGGCCCGATCGTCGTGGCGGACGGAGTGTGGATCTGCGCCCGATCCACCGTGCTGCGCGGTGTCACGATCGGCGCGAACTCGGTGATCGGCGCGACCTGCCTGATATCCGGTGACGTTCCATCCAATGCCATCGTCCGAGCACCACAGCCGACGGTGTCGTGA
- a CDS encoding glycosyltransferase family 2 protein, translated as MSHVVSAVIATVGRPSVAVAVRSVLAQSAEVREVIVVLDAATSVSLPSDDRVVLIHAPAGSGAARCRQLGIDAARGSVIALLDDDDEWLPDKLECQLSKVRPEWGPGWVSSSRMAVVGPGDRRRTWPRRLIEPHESVADYLFRVREVGVGGAVLQTSTLVFPTALARQVRWDGHRGAVHDEPTWLIEVQRRVPDVRLLHVPEVLSVYDVRRSSVSRSSQDRTGDYIAWGLRHLVCESPRVRGDYLCSSPVSAAVSARSLPGVARAVWSALAYGRPGPCALTYAGLSAVRIVVGRLVSLIWS; from the coding sequence ATGAGCCACGTCGTCAGCGCCGTCATAGCCACGGTTGGTCGGCCGAGCGTCGCGGTCGCCGTTCGATCGGTGCTGGCACAGTCGGCGGAGGTCCGCGAGGTGATCGTCGTGTTGGACGCCGCGACGTCGGTGTCCCTTCCATCCGACGACCGGGTCGTCCTGATCCACGCACCGGCGGGCAGTGGTGCCGCGAGATGTCGACAGCTGGGCATCGACGCCGCGCGGGGTTCGGTGATCGCGCTCCTGGACGACGATGACGAGTGGCTCCCGGACAAGCTCGAGTGCCAGCTGTCGAAGGTGCGTCCCGAATGGGGACCGGGGTGGGTGTCCTCGTCCCGGATGGCCGTCGTCGGCCCCGGCGACAGGAGGAGGACGTGGCCGCGCCGGTTGATCGAACCGCATGAGTCGGTCGCCGACTATCTCTTCCGCGTCCGCGAGGTCGGCGTCGGTGGCGCGGTGCTGCAGACCTCCACGCTGGTGTTCCCTACCGCCCTGGCGCGCCAGGTGCGCTGGGACGGGCACCGCGGCGCCGTCCACGACGAACCCACGTGGCTGATCGAGGTTCAGCGTCGCGTACCCGACGTCCGGCTTCTGCACGTACCAGAGGTGCTGAGCGTGTACGACGTCCGCCGGTCGTCGGTGTCGCGAAGTTCCCAGGACCGTACCGGTGACTACATCGCCTGGGGGTTGCGGCACCTGGTGTGCGAATCACCGCGCGTCCGAGGCGACTACCTGTGCAGCAGCCCGGTCAGCGCGGCCGTGTCCGCACGTTCTCTGCCAGGGGTGGCCCGCGCGGTGTGGTCGGCGCTCGCGTACGGGCGTCCCGGCCCGTGCGCCTTGACCTACGCGGGCCTGAGCGCCGTGCGGATCGTCGTCGGTCGGCTCGTCAGCCTGATCTGGTCGTGA
- a CDS encoding lipopolysaccharide biosynthesis protein, with the protein MTVARDRLAPQERRASLAAPVYRLAGTPITVALGLLNTAIVVRETGAAVFGLVALVATVTLLFPFADLGIGASVITASARLRGPNPDSAAADVVRRGFRVLLGVAGAVVVVAIVIMSIDGWATVIGFSSGPQDRWAVTVAACLFGLTLPAGLGVRILVGIDRNPLATVVLMSCPAFALGLTLLLFSARVDGIWYVTSSLGGLLAGQVLGCVLALRLSGLGSSAFSPVRGDSTGTPLLAGSLWLFVVGMGLPIGLQTGRVILAHLSTPEQLADYSLVAQMYAACWSVLSAAGLAYWPIFVRRRAETAETIAMWRRLTASFGALAALAAAAMWLLGPWAAEVLSGGEIEVTAWLALAFGALLVGQAMHLPATVLLTLPAEARWQAIWTIVMAVASIGLGCAVAPGYGAVGVVVAAALAIVVAQVVPALIWVPELVRRRRPSDEVRVSSPAAQRRSHPDPRRG; encoded by the coding sequence GTGACCGTGGCGCGGGACCGGTTGGCGCCGCAGGAGCGGCGCGCGTCGTTGGCTGCGCCGGTATATCGGCTCGCCGGTACGCCGATCACCGTGGCCCTCGGCCTGCTCAACACGGCCATCGTGGTGCGCGAGACCGGTGCCGCCGTATTCGGTCTCGTCGCCCTGGTCGCGACCGTCACCCTGCTCTTCCCGTTCGCCGACCTCGGCATCGGTGCGTCCGTGATCACTGCGAGCGCACGGCTGCGCGGGCCGAATCCGGATTCCGCTGCCGCAGACGTCGTGCGTCGTGGGTTCCGCGTCCTGCTCGGCGTCGCAGGCGCAGTGGTGGTCGTCGCCATCGTGATCATGTCGATCGACGGCTGGGCCACGGTCATCGGTTTCAGCTCGGGTCCGCAGGACCGGTGGGCGGTCACCGTCGCGGCGTGTCTGTTCGGGTTGACGCTGCCTGCGGGCCTTGGTGTTCGGATACTGGTCGGGATCGACCGCAACCCGCTGGCGACAGTGGTTCTGATGAGCTGCCCGGCCTTCGCGCTCGGTCTGACCCTGCTGCTGTTCTCGGCCCGCGTAGACGGCATCTGGTACGTCACGTCGAGCCTTGGCGGTCTCCTCGCCGGCCAGGTACTGGGGTGCGTCCTGGCCTTGCGCCTGTCCGGATTGGGGTCGTCGGCGTTCTCCCCGGTTCGGGGTGACTCGACCGGAACACCGCTGCTGGCGGGCAGCCTGTGGCTCTTCGTCGTGGGAATGGGCTTGCCGATCGGACTGCAGACGGGGCGGGTCATCCTTGCGCACCTCTCGACCCCCGAGCAGCTCGCCGATTACTCACTGGTGGCGCAGATGTACGCGGCGTGCTGGTCGGTGCTGTCTGCGGCCGGCCTCGCCTACTGGCCGATCTTCGTGCGGCGCCGCGCGGAAACGGCCGAGACGATCGCGATGTGGCGACGTCTGACGGCGTCGTTCGGAGCGCTCGCCGCGCTCGCGGCAGCGGCGATGTGGCTTCTGGGGCCCTGGGCGGCCGAGGTGTTGTCCGGCGGGGAGATCGAGGTGACGGCCTGGCTGGCGTTGGCCTTCGGGGCACTGCTCGTCGGTCAGGCGATGCACCTGCCCGCGACCGTGCTGTTGACGCTGCCCGCAGAGGCGCGATGGCAGGCGATCTGGACGATCGTCATGGCAGTGGCCAGCATCGGGCTGGGCTGCGCCGTGGCGCCGGGTTACGGTGCGGTTGGGGTGGTCGTCGCCGCGGCCCTCGCGATCGTTGTGGCGCAGGTGGTTCCGGCTCTCATCTGGGTGCCCGAACTGGTCCGTCGTCGCCGTCCGAGCGACGAGGTTCGAGTGTCTTCGCCAGCGGCGCAACGACGGTCTCACCCGGACCCACGTCGTGGATGA